One genomic region from Evansella sp. LMS18 encodes:
- a CDS encoding YtoQ family protein — protein sequence MELTVYLAGQIHDDWRREIKDKAAQMDLPLQFTGPMENHDRSDNIGEEILGEQPNAVLKDEAASKINNLRTQVLLNKSDIVIALFGEKYKQWNSAMDAATAIALNKPLILIRPENLHHPLKELSEKAQVTVETPEQALKAISYIFEG from the coding sequence ATGGAATTAACAGTTTACCTGGCTGGCCAGATTCATGATGACTGGCGAAGAGAAATTAAGGATAAGGCAGCACAAATGGACCTGCCTCTTCAGTTCACCGGGCCTATGGAAAACCATGACAGGTCTGATAACATTGGAGAAGAAATTCTCGGGGAGCAGCCCAACGCTGTGCTTAAGGACGAAGCTGCTTCAAAAATAAACAACCTCCGGACTCAGGTTCTACTGAATAAATCAGACATCGTCATTGCCTTGTTCGGCGAAAAATATAAGCAATGGAACAGCGCAATGGATGCAGCCACCGCTATCGCCCTGAATAAGCCGCTTATACTCATCCGCCCGGAAAATCTGCACCACCCTCTTAAAGAGCTTTCAGAAAAAGCACAAGTGACTGTGGAAACACCGGAGCAGGCTCTGAAGGCTATCTCTTATATTTTTGAGGGGTAA
- a CDS encoding DUF84 family protein — MDEIYIGSTNPAKIAAVQSVFTDAQVLSEEVPTSVSPQPLSDEETKQGAVNRAVYLITNNKNVSLGIGLEGGVIDSEEGMFLCNWGALAVKGGGVYTAGGARIPLPDDIAAKIRAGNELGDVIDQWAEKTDVRKKEGTIGILTAGEITRELMFEHIVRLLYGQWKFSRLRSEE; from the coding sequence GTGGATGAAATATATATCGGTTCAACAAATCCTGCGAAAATAGCCGCAGTTCAAAGTGTCTTTACAGATGCGCAAGTTCTGTCAGAGGAGGTTCCTACTTCGGTATCTCCTCAACCATTATCGGACGAGGAGACGAAACAAGGAGCTGTGAACAGAGCAGTATATTTAATTACCAATAATAAAAATGTTTCATTGGGAATCGGCCTTGAAGGAGGCGTCATTGACAGTGAAGAAGGGATGTTCCTTTGCAACTGGGGAGCATTGGCTGTTAAAGGCGGAGGAGTTTACACGGCCGGTGGCGCGCGAATCCCGCTTCCTGATGATATTGCCGCAAAAATTAGGGCGGGCAATGAGCTTGGAGATGTTATTGATCAATGGGCGGAAAAGACAGACGTGAGGAAAAAAGAAGGAACGATTGGTATTTTAACTGCAGGGGAAATTACCCGTGAACTTATGTTTGAGCATATTGTAAGGCTCCTTTATGGACAGTGGAAATTTTCCCGGTTAAGGTCGGAGGAATAA
- a CDS encoding M42 family metallopeptidase: protein MKQETLDLFKTLTQIPGAPGFEHEVRGFVREELRKYSDEVIQDRLGGIFGVKKGEEDGPKVMVAGHMDEVGFMVTSITDKGLIRFQPLGGWWSQVLLAQRFQVITDKGPVMGVVGSIPPHLLDEAKRNKPMEIKNMHLDIGADDKEDAERIGIKPGQQIVPVCPFEKMANEKKVMSKAWDNRYGVGLSIELLKELQGETLPNTLYSGATVQEEVGLRGAQVAANMIQPDIFYALDASPANDTSDEKDTFGHLGKGALLRILDRTMVTHRGMRDFILDTAESGNIPYQYFISQGGTDAGRVHMSGNGVPSAVIGICSRYIHTSASIIHVDDYAAAKELITTLVRKTDKTTLETIRSNV from the coding sequence ATGAAACAGGAGACACTTGATTTATTCAAAACGTTAACACAGATTCCCGGGGCACCAGGCTTTGAGCATGAAGTAAGAGGCTTTGTGCGCGAAGAGCTTAGAAAATACAGCGACGAAGTAATCCAGGACCGCCTCGGCGGGATCTTCGGTGTGAAAAAAGGTGAAGAAGACGGGCCTAAAGTGATGGTTGCGGGGCATATGGACGAAGTAGGCTTCATGGTCACCTCAATCACTGACAAAGGTTTAATTCGTTTTCAGCCGCTGGGAGGCTGGTGGAGCCAGGTGCTTCTTGCCCAGCGCTTTCAGGTGATCACCGATAAAGGACCTGTTATGGGAGTGGTTGGTTCCATCCCGCCGCATCTTCTTGATGAAGCGAAGCGGAACAAGCCGATGGAAATAAAGAATATGCACCTGGATATAGGTGCGGATGATAAAGAAGATGCCGAGAGAATCGGAATTAAACCAGGACAGCAGATCGTGCCTGTCTGCCCGTTTGAAAAGATGGCGAATGAGAAGAAAGTGATGTCCAAGGCGTGGGATAACCGCTACGGTGTAGGGCTTTCCATTGAATTGTTAAAAGAACTTCAGGGAGAAACATTGCCTAACACTTTATATTCCGGAGCGACTGTCCAGGAGGAAGTAGGCCTTCGAGGTGCCCAGGTTGCTGCAAACATGATCCAGCCTGACATTTTTTATGCTCTCGATGCCAGCCCGGCCAATGATACTTCTGACGAAAAAGATACGTTCGGCCATCTTGGAAAAGGAGCTTTGCTGCGTATTCTGGACCGGACAATGGTGACTCACCGGGGTATGAGGGATTTTATCCTTGATACCGCCGAGTCAGGTAACATTCCTTACCAGTACTTCATTTCCCAGGGCGGAACAGACGCCGGCCGTGTTCATATGTCAGGAAATGGCGTACCTTCCGCAGTTATTGGAATCTGCTCCCGTTACATCCATACTTCCGCATCCATCATCCACGTAGATGATTATGCAGCTGCAAAAGAGCTTATCACCACTCTTGTAAGAAAAACAGACAAAACAACCCTTGAAACAATTAGAAGTAATGTCTAA
- a CDS encoding PepSY domain-containing protein → MGWKRFAAGVGAGVAVTLIAKNQMEKNQSQLSPEKALKQVKEKAKHLGSIEGSWVHMIPEKYETDELSYNVYRGGITCTDEQGKMNAYEFYADSSTGAILKLVKQDD, encoded by the coding sequence ATGGGATGGAAACGTTTCGCAGCGGGAGTAGGGGCTGGTGTGGCCGTAACGCTGATTGCAAAAAACCAGATGGAAAAAAATCAGAGCCAGCTCTCTCCTGAAAAAGCGTTAAAACAAGTGAAGGAAAAAGCGAAGCATCTTGGTTCGATAGAAGGATCATGGGTGCATATGATCCCTGAAAAGTATGAAACTGATGAACTTTCCTATAACGTTTACAGGGGCGGAATTACCTGTACCGATGAGCAGGGGAAAATGAACGCTTATGAATTCTATGCAGATAGCTCGACCGGAGCAATTCTTAAACTGGTTAAACAGGATGATTAA
- a CDS encoding MBL fold metallo-hydrolase, protein MALEQFEAGGVTYTWLNGGVTHMDGGAMFGVVPKPLWERKYPVNEKNQVELRTDPVLIQADGKNILLETGLGNGKFTEKALRNYGITHESSVVENLNSLGLKPEDIDYVLMTHMHFDHASGTSRKTDTGEFESVFKNAEYWVQETEWAELKKPNIRSKNTYFKENWQPIEHQVKTYKESCEPVEGIRLIHTGGHSAGHSILVVERGGEKVVHLADLMPTHAHQNVLWVLAYDDYPMDSIDAKQKYLLPAMKERAWFLFYHDYKYRALQWDEEGKTIEEAVLRNRENE, encoded by the coding sequence ATGGCATTAGAACAGTTCGAAGCGGGTGGCGTAACGTATACATGGCTGAACGGAGGTGTCACCCATATGGACGGAGGGGCAATGTTTGGAGTGGTTCCAAAGCCATTATGGGAGAGGAAATATCCAGTTAACGAAAAGAACCAGGTTGAACTGCGGACTGACCCGGTTTTGATTCAGGCAGATGGGAAAAACATTCTGCTGGAAACGGGGCTGGGCAACGGCAAATTTACCGAAAAAGCATTAAGGAACTATGGGATTACCCACGAATCTTCCGTGGTGGAAAACTTAAACAGCCTCGGTCTGAAACCGGAAGATATTGATTATGTTCTAATGACACATATGCATTTCGACCATGCCAGCGGTACTTCGCGAAAAACAGATACTGGTGAATTTGAGAGCGTATTTAAGAATGCGGAATACTGGGTGCAGGAGACAGAATGGGCTGAGTTAAAAAAACCTAACATCCGTTCCAAAAATACGTATTTTAAAGAAAACTGGCAGCCGATCGAGCATCAGGTGAAAACATATAAGGAGTCATGTGAGCCTGTGGAGGGCATCCGGCTTATACATACCGGAGGTCATAGTGCGGGGCACAGCATTCTTGTAGTGGAACGTGGCGGTGAGAAAGTGGTACATCTCGCCGACCTCATGCCTACCCATGCGCATCAGAATGTATTGTGGGTGCTTGCATATGACGACTACCCAATGGACTCCATCGATGCGAAGCAGAAATATTTATTGCCGGCAATGAAGGAACGGGCATGGTTTCTTTTTTACCACGATTATAAATACAGGGCACTGCAATGGGATGAGGAAGGAAAAACGATTGAAGAGGCTGTTCTCAGAAATCGGGAAAATGAATAA
- the trmB gene encoding tRNA (guanosine(46)-N7)-methyltransferase TrmB, whose protein sequence is MRLRNKPWASEVIGNHPEIVTPEPEELKGKWHEHFGNENPIYIEVGTGKGRFVTRMGEAYPDRNIIGMEKYDSVILTAVERLIETPQKNVKLIKDDVEKLTDIFAEGEISRVYINFTDPWPKNRHEKRRLTHEGFLKKYAEVLGKSGEVHMKTDNQALFEYSLESLSQFGFRLKNISLDLHNSEMEGNIMTEYEERYVDKGMRIYRLEAEKNPDW, encoded by the coding sequence TCGGAAGTAATCGGAAATCACCCGGAAATTGTGACCCCTGAACCGGAAGAGCTGAAAGGGAAATGGCACGAACATTTTGGGAATGAAAATCCTATATACATTGAAGTGGGAACAGGCAAAGGCAGATTTGTCACGAGGATGGGAGAAGCCTATCCTGACAGGAATATTATCGGTATGGAAAAATACGATAGTGTTATTCTCACTGCAGTTGAACGTCTTATTGAGACGCCTCAGAAAAACGTGAAACTGATAAAGGATGATGTGGAGAAGCTGACGGACATTTTTGCTGAAGGGGAGATTTCCCGTGTGTATATTAACTTCACTGATCCATGGCCGAAAAACCGCCATGAGAAGCGGCGCCTGACTCATGAAGGATTTTTGAAGAAATATGCCGAAGTATTAGGTAAATCGGGAGAAGTACATATGAAGACAGATAATCAGGCGCTTTTCGAGTATTCCCTTGAAAGCCTGAGCCAGTTTGGATTCAGGCTTAAAAATATCAGCCTTGACCTCCACAACAGTGAAATGGAAGGCAATATTATGACCGAGTATGAAGAACGTTATGTTGATAAGGGGATGAGAATCTATCGCCTGGAAGCCGAAAAGAATCCTGATTGGTAA